The genomic DNA GCCGCCCTGGCCGAAGAACCCGGCGCCGCGCTGCAGTACGGCGCGACCGAAGGCTACAACCCCCTGCGCGAGCAACTGGCCGCCTTCATGGCCAGCAAGGGCGCCCAGGACGTGGCGGCCGACAACCTCATCGTCACCACCGGCAGCCAGCAGGCGCTGGACCTGCTGGGCAAGACCCTCATCAGTCCCGGCGACAAGGTCATCGTGGAAGGCCCGACCTTCCTGGCCACCATCCAGTGCTTTCGCCTGTACGGCGCCGAACTCATCAGCGCGCCCATCGACGGCAACGGCGTGAAGACCGACGAGCTGGAAAAGCTCATCGCCGAACACAAGCCCAAGTTCGTCTACCTCATCCCCACCTTCGGCAACCCCAGCGGCGCCATGCTGAGTCTGGAGCGCCGCAAGGCCGTGCTGGAGATGGCCGTGAAGCACAACACCCTGATCGTCGAGGACGACCCCTACGGCGACCTGTACTTCGGCGACGCACCGCCCCCCAGCCTGCTCAACCTGTCGGCCAGCGTGCCCGGCAGCCGCGAGCTGCTGGTGCACTGCGGCAGCTTGAGCAAGGTGCTGTCACCCGGCCTGCGCGTGGGCTGGATGATTGCCCCGGCCGAGCTGCTGGCCAAGGCCACCATGTGCAAGCAGTTCAGCGATGCGCACACCAGCACCTTCGCCCAGGCCACGGCCGCCCAATACCTCAAGGCCGGCCGCATGCCCGGCACGCTGGCGAACGTGCGCAAGGTGTATGCCGAACGCGCCCAGGCCATGGGCGATGCGCTCCGCAAGGAGCTGGGCGGCGCCATCGAGTTCGTGCAGCCCCAGGGCGGCCTGTTCGTGTGGGCGCGCCTCACGGGCGCGGGTGGCAAGGTGGCCGACGGCAATGTGCTGGCCCAGCGCGCGATTGAAAAGGGCGTGGCCTTCGTGCCCGGCACGCCGTTCTTCTGCGCCAACCCCGACCACGCCACGCTGCGCCTGTCGTTCGCGACGGCCGACGTGGAAAAGATCCGCGAAGGCGTGGCGCGCCTCGGCCAGGCCCTCTGAAGCGTCGATGTCGGACGCCAACGATCTCGCCCAGATTCTCCAGCGCCTGGAAAGCCTGGAGATCAAGGCCAGCTTCACCGAAGACCTGCTGGACCAGCTGAACATGACCATCTACCAGCAGCAGCAACTGATCGATCGGTTGACGCACGAGGTCATCCAGCTGCGCCAGCAGGCGCCCGAGGGCGGCTCGAACGGCCCGCGCAACCTGCGCGACGAGCTGCCGCCGCATTACTGATCTAGCGATCTAGGCTTTCACGGACCGCCAGGCCGCATCCGCCAACTCCGCGCGGTACGTGGTGGGCGAGGGCAGGCCGCCCTGGCCAGCGTTGCCCGACAGCCACGCCCTGCAATAGCTCTGCACCGGGCCCATGACCAGCGACGGCATCAGTTCGCAAGGCAGGTCGCGCAGCGCGCCCGATTGGCGGTGCGGCTCGAACCAGGCCACCAGCGCCTGGTTGCGGCCCCGCGCCGCCTCGGCCAGGTCGGCGGTGCGCGGGCCTGCGGCCACGGCGCCGCGCGCCTGGAACAGGAAACGTGCCCGCTCGGGTTGTGCCACCGCCCAGTCCAGATAGCCCGTGACCAGGGCCGACACGCCCGCCTCGACGCCCTGGGCGGCATCCAGCTGCGCCTGCACGCTGCGCGACTGGTCGTGAAAGATGTCGAAGAACAGCGCCGCCACGATGCCGTCGCGGTTGCCGAAGTGGTGATAAATGCTGCCGACGCTGGCCCCGCAGCGGGCGCGCACCCCGTCGATGGTGACAGCATCCACGCCGCCTTCGGCCGCGCAGGCGAGGGCGGCGTTCAGGATGTCCTGGCGGCGGTCGGTGGCGGCCTCGGCAGGGGATGAGGTGGGGGGCGGGGAATTGCGGCTTGCCATGGAATGTGATTCTAGAATAAAGTTCTAGAAAATACTTCTAGTCCACGATTTCCATGCATCCTTCCCCCATTGCCGCCCCTGCAGCCGCTGCATCCATGCCCGGTGCCGCCTTGTACCCGCACTTGCTCGCGCCGCTTGACCTGGGTTTCACCACCCTCAAAAACCGCGTGTTGATGGGCTCCATGCACACCGGCCTGGAGGACGGGCGCGACCTCACGCGCATGGCGGCGTACTTCCGCGAGCGGGCCGAGGGGGATGTGGGACTGATCGTGACGGGCGGCTTTGCTCCCAACATCGCGGGCTGGGCCAAGCCCTTCGCGGGCACGCTGGCGACCTCGGGTGCCGCCCGGCGCCACCGGGTGGTGACCGACGCGGTGCACGGCGCCGGCGGCAAGATCGCGCTGCAGATCCTGCACACCGGCCGCTATGCCTACCACCCGCTGGCCGTGGCACCCTCGCGCCTGCAGTCGCCCATCTCGCCGTTCACGCCGTTCGCGCTGTCGGCGCGCGGGGTGGAGCGCCAGATCCGCGCGTTCGTCAACTGTGCCGTGAAGGCGCGCGAGGCAGGCTACGACGGCGTGGAGGTGATGGGCTCGGAGGGCTACTTCATCAACCAGTTCCTCTCGCAAACCACCAACCTGCGCAGCGACGCCTGGGGCGGCGACTACAGCCACCGCATGCGCCTGCCGGTGGAGATCCTGGCCCGCATGCGCGAGGCCGTGGGGCCGGACTTCATCATCATCTACCGCCTGTCGATGATCGACCTGGTGCCCGGCGGCAGCGCCTGGGACGAGATCGTCACCTTGGGCAAGGCCGTGGCCACCGGTGGCGCGAACATCGTCAATACCGGCATCGGCTGGCACGAAGCGCGCGTGCCCACGATTGCCACCAGCGTGCCGCGCGCGGCGTTCGCCTGGGTCACGCAGAAGATGAAGGCCGAGTTCGCGGCGGCAGGCATTGCCACGCCGCTGGTCACGTCCAACCGCATCAACACGCCCGAGGTGGCCGAGCAGGTGCTGGCGGATGGCTGCGCCGACATGGTGTCGATGGCGCGTCCGCTGCTGGCCGACGCCGCCTTCGTGAAGAAGGCGGCAGAGGGCCGGGCCGACCGCATCAACACCTGCATCGCCTGCAACCAGGCCTGCCTGGACCATGTGTTCCAGAACAAGACCAGCAGCTGCCTGGTGAACCCGCGCGCCTGCCACGAGACGGAACTGGTCTACCGGCCCATCGCCACACCGTCCGCACGCAAGCGCATCGCCGTGGTGGGCGCCGGGCCCGCCGGCCTGACGGCGGCCACGGTGGCGGCCGAACGGGGGCACGAGGTGCACCTGTTCGACGCCGCGCCCGCCATCGGCGGCCAGCTCAACATGGCCAAGGTGGTGCCGGGCAAGGAGGAGTTCCACGAGATGCTGCGCTACCTGGCCACGCGGGTGGAGGACACGGGCGTGCAGCTGCACCTGAACCGCGTGGTGCAGGCCTGCGACCTGGAGGGCTTCGACGAGGTGGTGATCGCCACGGGCGTGCTGCCGCGCGACCCGCAGATCCCTGGCCAGGACCACGCCAAGGTGCTCAGCTACATCGACGTGCTGCGCCACGGCAAGCCGGTGGGCGAGCGCGTGGCCATCATCGGCGCGGGGGGCATCGGCTTTGACGTGGCCGAGTACCTCACGCATGGCGAGCACCCTTCCACCACGCTCGACCTGCCGGCCTGGAAGGCCGAGTGGGGCATCACCGACCCCGCCGAGGCGCGCGGTGGCCTGGCCCCCTCGGGCCCGCGCGCCACGCCCCCCGCGCGGCAGGTGACGCTGCTGCAGCGCAAGAAGGGCAAGCTGGGCGCGGGCCTGGGCAAGACCACGGGCTGGATCCACCGCACCACGCTCAAGATGAAAGAAGTGCAGATGGTGAGCGGCGTGAACTACGAGCGCATCGCCGACGAGGGGCTGCTGGTGTCCTACGGCGACAAGCGCGAGGACCCGGCCTGGATCCCTTGCGACACCGTGGTGCTGTGCGCGGGACAGGTGCCCCTTTTCAGCCTGGCGCAGGCGCTGGAGGCCACGGGCCGCAAGCCGCACCGCATCGGCGGCGCGCTGGAGGCGGGCGAGCTGGATGCCAAGCGCGCCATCGACCAGGCGGCGCGGCTGGCGGCGCGCTTGTAAGGCGAGTGAAGCCGGTTTTTAAGAAAAACAGGCCGCCAGCGCTGGATAGGAAAGCGCTGGCAGCTATTATTTTGATAGTGTCTGGCCGACGGCCGATGTCCCCCGCTGCGCGGCAGAACTCTCGAGTGCATTGAACACCCGCAGCGCGGCCCACGCATCGTTGGCCGCGTAGACCAGCTGGGCCTCCGTCAGCCGGGCGTTGGCCCAGTTCGAGGTGGCGGCCTTCTTGGACTTGATGAAGCGCCGGTTGAACAGCACGGCCACCGCGCCCTTCACACCCATGTCCTTGCGATAGCCGCGCTGGCGGAACACGGTGTTGAGTTCCAGCACATCGGCCGGCTGCACGCCCAGCTTGTGCTGGATGCGTTTGGTGTCGTCCCCCAGGCCAAAGCCCGCCTTGGTCACGCCGCGCAGGGCCAGCAGCTCGGCCACGCGCGCGCGGCAGCCGGGGTCGTGCAGCTGGAAGACCCAGGCGGTGTCGAGCGTGGCCAGCTGCACGATGTGGGGCCCGTCGGACTGTTCGCCCTGCACGAAGGTGGGCTTGGATTCGGTGTCGAACCCCCACGCGCTGGCCGCCGCCAGGGCATCGCAGGCCTTGTCGGCCTGCTCCGGGGTGGAGACGAGGGCGATGCGGTCGGTGCCCAGGCGCTCGAAGGGTTCCAGCAGGGCGATCTGGTCTTTGCCGGGGGTGGCGTGGTGGGCGGCGCGCGAAGGCGGGTGGGGGTGCCGGGGAGGGGGTGGTGCCGTCATGGGCCCATTGTGCCGTGCGGGCCCTGGAGCCCCGACGTGCCCGCGCCCAGAGGCCGGGCCCCTCCGCCTGCGTGCCGGCCTCTCAGCGCTTGCCCGTCTTGTGCAGGCGGGGCATTTCGGCAATGTGGCCCAGGGCCTCGTCGCAGGCAGCCACGGTCAGTGCCTGCCGCGCAGCCAGCCAGCCCACGCCAAACCAGGCCTTCGGGTCGGTGGCGGCGATGTCGCCATACAGCACGCTGGCCACGCGTTCATCGTTCAGCCGGCCCAGGGCCGCCAGCGCGGGCTGCAGGCTGTCGAGGAAAGATTCCCCTTCGGCGTCCAGCGCAGGCGCCACGAACTCCGTGAGATAGCGCAAGCGCTTGAGGCGCTTGCGCAGGCGGTGTTGCTCATCCACCGGCAGGGCTGCAAAGCCCTGGGCCCCCTGGCGCACCCTGGCGTGCAGGCGGTGCAATCGCTTTTGCAGCAGGCGGCGGGTGTCCCGGGCCTCCAGGCCTTGGTCCCCGGCCGCCGACGCGTCATCGCGGCCCCGGGCCGTGAACGCCATGAGGGCGATGAGTGCCGCCTGGAACGCGGGCGTGCGCGCGATGATGGCGGCGGCGGGAGCCTGGTCCGCCGCCGCACGCACCTCCAGCGCAGGCGCGCCCGCATCGCGCATGTCGGCGACGATGGCCTGCAGCGCCTGGCCCCGGTCGCGCAGCTGG from Acidovorax sp. A79 includes the following:
- a CDS encoding PLP-dependent aminotransferase family protein, translated to MQFADRLNNVETSAIRELFKLLGKPGIISFAGGFPDSAMFDVEGIRAASNAALAEEPGAALQYGATEGYNPLREQLAAFMASKGAQDVAADNLIVTTGSQQALDLLGKTLISPGDKVIVEGPTFLATIQCFRLYGAELISAPIDGNGVKTDELEKLIAEHKPKFVYLIPTFGNPSGAMLSLERRKAVLEMAVKHNTLIVEDDPYGDLYFGDAPPPSLLNLSASVPGSRELLVHCGSLSKVLSPGLRVGWMIAPAELLAKATMCKQFSDAHTSTFAQATAAQYLKAGRMPGTLANVRKVYAERAQAMGDALRKELGGAIEFVQPQGGLFVWARLTGAGGKVADGNVLAQRAIEKGVAFVPGTPFFCANPDHATLRLSFATADVEKIREGVARLGQAL
- a CDS encoding TetR/AcrR family transcriptional regulator, with the protein product MASRNSPPPTSSPAEAATDRRQDILNAALACAAEGGVDAVTIDGVRARCGASVGSIYHHFGNRDGIVAALFFDIFHDQSRSVQAQLDAAQGVEAGVSALVTGYLDWAVAQPERARFLFQARGAVAAGPRTADLAEAARGRNQALVAWFEPHRQSGALRDLPCELMPSLVMGPVQSYCRAWLSGNAGQGGLPSPTTYRAELADAAWRSVKA
- a CDS encoding FAD-dependent oxidoreductase, coding for MPGAALYPHLLAPLDLGFTTLKNRVLMGSMHTGLEDGRDLTRMAAYFRERAEGDVGLIVTGGFAPNIAGWAKPFAGTLATSGAARRHRVVTDAVHGAGGKIALQILHTGRYAYHPLAVAPSRLQSPISPFTPFALSARGVERQIRAFVNCAVKAREAGYDGVEVMGSEGYFINQFLSQTTNLRSDAWGGDYSHRMRLPVEILARMREAVGPDFIIIYRLSMIDLVPGGSAWDEIVTLGKAVATGGANIVNTGIGWHEARVPTIATSVPRAAFAWVTQKMKAEFAAAGIATPLVTSNRINTPEVAEQVLADGCADMVSMARPLLADAAFVKKAAEGRADRINTCIACNQACLDHVFQNKTSSCLVNPRACHETELVYRPIATPSARKRIAVVGAGPAGLTAATVAAERGHEVHLFDAAPAIGGQLNMAKVVPGKEEFHEMLRYLATRVEDTGVQLHLNRVVQACDLEGFDEVVIATGVLPRDPQIPGQDHAKVLSYIDVLRHGKPVGERVAIIGAGGIGFDVAEYLTHGEHPSTTLDLPAWKAEWGITDPAEARGGLAPSGPRATPPARQVTLLQRKKGKLGAGLGKTTGWIHRTTLKMKEVQMVSGVNYERIADEGLLVSYGDKREDPAWIPCDTVVLCAGQVPLFSLAQALEATGRKPHRIGGALEAGELDAKRAIDQAARLAARL
- a CDS encoding 3'-5' exonuclease translates to MTAPPPPRHPHPPSRAAHHATPGKDQIALLEPFERLGTDRIALVSTPEQADKACDALAAASAWGFDTESKPTFVQGEQSDGPHIVQLATLDTAWVFQLHDPGCRARVAELLALRGVTKAGFGLGDDTKRIQHKLGVQPADVLELNTVFRQRGYRKDMGVKGAVAVLFNRRFIKSKKAATSNWANARLTEAQLVYAANDAWAALRVFNALESSAAQRGTSAVGQTLSK
- a CDS encoding SlyX family protein; protein product: MSDANDLAQILQRLESLEIKASFTEDLLDQLNMTIYQQQQLIDRLTHEVIQLRQQAPEGGSNGPRNLRDELPPHY